From Bacillota bacterium, one genomic window encodes:
- a CDS encoding NusG domain II-containing protein — translation MVTRPHISKLMLICIILLVGTGLIWSGHTPRRRRAGGGVLRISTIGRDRETVVDTIRLTEDGPRRVLEVSGPLGTTEIEVDGLRARVIASPCPDKICISMGWLSREGDFAACLPNRVLVTVDSPDRD, via the coding sequence ATGGTAACTAGACCTCATATCTCCAAATTGATGTTGATATGCATCATTCTTCTGGTAGGCACCGGCCTTATCTGGTCGGGGCACACTCCCCGTCGGCGCCGGGCAGGCGGCGGAGTACTTCGGATCTCCACTATTGGTCGAGACCGTGAGACTGTGGTGGATACGATCCGCCTGACGGAGGACGGGCCCCGCCGCGTGTTGGAAGTCTCAGGCCCGCTCGGCACAACCGAGATTGAGGTAGACGGCCTACGCGCCCGGGTCATCGCCTCTCCTTGCCCTGACAAGATATGCATCAGCATGGGATGGCTTTCTCGGGAGGGTGACTTCGCCGCATGCCTGCCCAACCGTGTGTTGGTGACTGTGGATAGCCCGGACCGGGACTGA
- a CDS encoding homoserine dehydrogenase, translating to MSHRPINLGLLGFGTVGTGVYRVLKENSNEIAARTGAPILVKRVLIRDPAKERNVPYPEGMMTTDPEDVLSDPEIDIIVEVIGNSHPALEYILRAVESGRHVVTANKEAIAKFGDRIFDAAAKSGVDIRFEGSVAGGIPIIKSIKDSLAANRIESIVGIVNGTTNYILTKMTEQGAEFAQALSEAQRLGYAEADPANDVDGHDAAYKLAILASVAFGVPVHPQMVCREGITRITASDIKYAAELGYVVKLLAVARNRAGALELSVGPSLVRRSHPLAAVSGSYNAVFVQGNASGDLVFSGRGAGDLPTASAVVADIIEIAEGIVNRRGAHNWRYAGSKAKVFPPDDVLGGFYVRTVVDDRPGVLAGIAQVFADNMVSLQSVIQKGRQDPVDLVFVTHSGRVGALRAAVERIREFSFVHEVPAVIRTMEDPD from the coding sequence ATGAGCCACAGACCCATAAACTTAGGGCTTCTGGGATTCGGCACTGTAGGAACAGGAGTGTATCGAGTCCTCAAGGAAAACAGCAACGAGATCGCAGCCAGGACCGGCGCCCCCATTCTGGTCAAGAGAGTCCTGATTCGCGACCCGGCCAAGGAGCGAAACGTGCCCTACCCAGAGGGGATGATGACCACCGACCCGGAGGATGTCCTGTCGGATCCGGAAATCGATATAATCGTTGAAGTCATCGGTAATTCGCACCCTGCACTTGAGTACATCCTGCGGGCTGTCGAGTCCGGCAGACACGTAGTCACCGCCAATAAAGAGGCGATCGCCAAATTCGGAGACAGGATCTTCGACGCCGCTGCCAAGTCCGGCGTGGACATCCGGTTCGAGGGCAGTGTGGCCGGAGGCATCCCTATCATCAAATCCATCAAAGACAGTCTGGCAGCCAACCGCATAGAGAGCATCGTCGGAATCGTAAACGGTACGACCAACTACATACTCACGAAGATGACGGAGCAAGGCGCGGAATTCGCCCAGGCTCTTTCTGAAGCGCAGAGGCTGGGTTATGCAGAAGCAGACCCTGCGAACGATGTAGACGGTCATGACGCAGCCTACAAGCTCGCCATCCTCGCCTCGGTGGCGTTCGGAGTCCCGGTGCATCCGCAAATGGTCTGTCGAGAGGGTATAACCAGAATCACTGCCTCCGACATCAAGTACGCGGCTGAGCTGGGATACGTTGTCAAGCTCCTGGCGGTGGCGAGGAATCGGGCGGGTGCCCTTGAGCTATCGGTCGGGCCATCGCTCGTGAGGCGATCGCACCCACTAGCGGCAGTATCGGGGTCGTACAACGCAGTGTTCGTCCAAGGAAACGCTTCAGGAGATCTGGTGTTTTCGGGGCGGGGCGCGGGTGATCTCCCGACAGCGAGTGCGGTAGTCGCAGACATTATCGAGATCGCCGAGGGGATAGTGAACCGACGAGGAGCACACAACTGGCGCTATGCAGGGAGCAAGGCGAAGGTCTTTCCGCCCGATGACGTGCTCGGCGGGTTCTACGTGCGCACCGTCGTAGACGACCGCCCCGGGGTTCTCGCCGGCATAGCCCAAGTGTTCGCCGACAACATGGTGAGCCTGCAATCGGTCATCCAGAAAGGACGACAGGACCCTGTGGACTTGGTCTTTGTGACTCACTCCGGGCGCGTGGGGGCACTCAGGGCAGCAGTGGAGAGAATCCGTGAATTCTCGTTCGTGCATGAGGTACCCGCAGTAATCAGGACCATGGAAGACCCGGACTGA